CGATTTATTATATCAGTCAGAAATCAACAAGTTACACCAGGCTAATGCCGAATTGCAAAAACGCGATTTGCTGAAATCCAATTCATGGTCGAAAGAGTTTTCCGATAGCAAAGATGATTTCAAAGAAGTGGAAAAATTACGCAAAAGTCTCGAAAAAGCTAATTCGGAGGTAGAGCGTGCATTGCAGGATGCTGAACAGGCAAAAGGTGTACGTGATTGGGCCATTTCACAGCGTGAAAAAATCGTACAAGAGCGCGACTCCGTGAAATCACTATGCGACAATTTACGAAAAGAGCGCGATAAAGCAATATCTGATCTTCTCTCAGCGATACGCGATAGCGAGAAAATAAAGAAGCAAAAGGATGAAGCACAAAAGAAAATCGATGTACTGAAGGAAcaaattgaaaatcaaaatatcgaCAATGCATCACGACGCAGTTTTCGCATGAGCACATACGAGGCAGAGGATCTGCTAGATATTGAACTTAATTACCATTCTGATAGCGATATTGGCATAATATTGGATGATAGTAATAATCGACAGCTAGTATGTGGTGTAACTAATAGCTCGCCAGCTTTTGGTAAATTAAAAATGAATGATGTCATTTGTAAGGTGAATAATCTCGATTGCCAAACGATGACAAAGCGCATGGTATTAGACGAAATACGCAGCAGCGCACCACGTTGTAAGTTGTTGGTATCGCGCACACGTCACAGCAAGCGACATTTCTATACGGTTCATCTCAATATGCAGAATAATATGAATCATGGTTTAACTTTGGACACGGGCGTATTCATATCGAAGATAGAACCAAATTCGTTAGCAGCTTATGAGCCCGAATTGGATGTTGGCGATCGTGTATTGAGCGTCAATAACAAATCAATGGAGTGTATACACTCGGTGGATGATGTCATGGCTCTATTGAATGATGAGCGTAACGATGCTATTACTATATTTGCTTTGAAAAATGTACAGGATATCAGTAGTAGTGATGGTCAGCGTCGCATGACCACTTCATCAGCACAAACGGACTCCATCGATTCAATGCATCGTATGACGAGTGCCAAGCATCCTTCGAAATTCTCGGAAATGTTGAGTATTTTCAAGAAGATACATATACCCAAACCCGGCTCCGATGTAGATCATTTTACTCAAGAGCATGATGCGCTCGCCGAATTAGATTCGGTgcttagtgaaaattcatcggAAAAACCGCGACGTGGCAAGCGTAGCAAGAAGGAAAAAGAAGCAGCCGCTAAAAGTATGGGCACATGGCCTCGTGCGAATATACTTAATGCGACACATGAGAATCCCACTGGCACCATAGTCCAACAAAGAGAAAAGAAACGTCCACCTTTAGCACTTTTTACAGCAGGTCCAATAAATGTGGATAAAGATGATGAGCGTGAGAACTCTGACGATCAACCGCCACCATTACCGCCACAAGCCAAACCACAAGCGCATATACGTAATGCTATAACTGGTGTGGGTAATGCCATCAAAACTAATCCTCATCGCAATTCAAATCCTATACCCGCATCAGCACTTTTTAGCCCTTCACCCAGTGGTGCGGGCATGTCAGGTGTAAATGGTGGTGTGGGCAACAGCATTGGTAACAGCAATAATGTGTATGCAAATTATATGCGTCACTCAGTTTATGTTGACCCACAAATAGATAATGTTACACTTATGGCAGAATCGACGAAACCACTGCAACGTCCGGCGCCTATTATGGGTGCTAATATGCGTGTGAAGATGCCACCAGTACCAGACAAGTATGGAAATCAGCGTATGCACAATTATCAAAATCGCTATTCATTGAATATAACGCCAACAGAGTTCTACAAGACAAGCGGTCAACAGGCACAACAACAGGTTATACATACCGGCAATGGTGTGGAATTATTGCCCCGTAAGCCTCATATATTCGATATGTTGAACAGCGGCAATGGAAATATGGGTGGCATGCCGAGTAGTGTGAGTTCAAGCAAATCACAACCACATCCTGGACTATTTGCACCGCTCAATTTTCATCCACAAAATTTTGGACGTAACACTTCTACAACGCAACAAAATTCGCTGGATATGATCTCGATTAAATCGCAAAACTCCATAGATTCAATATTATCGGCAAAGAGTCCACCAATTAGCGAATGCGCCGTAATGAATCACTATACAAAACGTGGTATACCAATGCCGCAAGCCGCTACATCTATGGCTAATAAGAATGTTGCCAAATATCCAAGTGATAGTGAAAGTATTGCTTCAGGCATTATGAGTAGCAGTGTTGGTGGCGTAGGCACAGTTGGGGGCGGTGGCGGTGGTATAGGTGTTGGTGTCAATAACTCACTCTTCCATTCTAATAATATGGCCGTTCAATCCCACAATCGACACTCGCAACTTTTTCCTACATTCACACAAAATTCCAGCCACCCACATTCACATGCAATGCGTCAAATACGCCACTCTAGTCCATTAACGTTGCCCTCTTCACCACCACTTCATGCTCATCCACATTCTCTTAATCCACACTCATCATCGGTGCAACAGACACAACATGGCGTAGATACAGCTGCTAGTAGCACAATTGGTATACCGACTAGTTCGGTGGATAAATTTGATATGGATTTTGGTGCCCCAGGATTACCAATGCATACACAATATGTGCATGACTATCCACTTTCTACACACTATCATCATTCTCATACTGGTGGTGTACCGAATAGCGGCGGTGGTGGTGGTGCTATTATTTATGAAGGTGGCACATTCCCACGTAAAAAGGATCATCAACGTTTACGTATACCATCCAATCCTAGTGTGGCAAGCAAAAGTAGTGCTGGCGTTAAGAATAGCTCTGGCTCAATTGACCATCACTATGGTGGTGGTGGTATGCCAATTATTCCAGCAAGTATGTCAGGTGTACCACCTACAATGCTAATGCACCATTCGGCGATTGCTGCTGTAGCAGCCAATGGTGGTGGCAGTGGACGCGGTTCGCCTATGCCGCAAGTGCATGTTGAGGTTTTAAGTCATGGTGGTAGTAAACGTAATTCGAATACGCCGTCGGATTTTTTATGCCCTGGAGACCTTAGAAGAGTCACGATCGAAAAGAGCGATAAATCGCTCGGCATTACAATACAATGCAATAACAATGGTGGCGGTATCTTTGTATCGACTGTAGCCGATAAGAGCATAGCCACGCGTGCAGGTCTTCAGGTGGGCGATCAACTCTTAGAAGTCTGCGGCTTAAATATGCGCTCGGCTACAAATGATATAGCGGCAAATGTGTTGCGTCAATGCGGCAATTCGATAACGATGCTGGTGCAATACAATCCCGAAAGTGagtaaaataatatttattttgaagtaAGGTCTGATGTTATGTAGAAAATAATTCAAACATGGTATTTGTTATATACTATAATTTAAAATACCATAACGTGCAgctttctctgattttcgaaatgTCAATACAACCTGCcttttatacaaatatttgtttacgaagtttaataataataataataaaacccatTTGAATTATTCGATTTGGATAAAGTGGGCGTTTTCAATATTACCAACTTCAGTAATGTCAACCACATTTAAGCTATtaaggcctggtttttcagtacaagttcgactcagtttgtcagttaaactacgcttaaccttattctgaagtttttcagtctactttaactgaagtttaagctgagcttaagcggccgatctggcagggttaaactctagttaacataTCAGTTATTTACGTTCGTTcgaatggcgtcgaatatacccaactatcatttgggcttgagtatcaTTAGagttcatgttgataactaggcatgctcaagagttgtttcgaaacagtggctcaactcgagaatcatagcgtaatCAGCAAAAAAGGGAGACTATTACAAGGCAAAAAATGTCACTACTTAAGTTTAATAATTTAATTCCAAACTTagggttctctaactggactcaaatgtaatgccaatttcacacagaggcttaatgaaataattagtcaagttttctacattaaaggcctaattgaactcaatcttccatacaaaatacaaattcttaattatctcgtTATTGCTTTATTgtatgcctaatcgagtgaacaatccagtcggttttgcttggtgcttcgaatttcattgtcaatgtaacaaatgacaatcaaaaataaattattttcaataatttacgaaaaatagaaaaacacgcaaaaattcaaaatttcattttcgctgcatttgctgcaaaagataatatggcctTTTCGAAAATAGGTGCAACATTTATGGGTAGTTGcgtatgcattttatttttattgtactcatagttaagaaggaaacggctgatttccattttaactattttttgtaaaaacgaaataatattttggggctgctgacagatgttcgcttaatgaagcaaaaggcgctgtatgaaaagggaaacttaattatttcattaaatagaaatgTGATTCGATTACAATGTGTTGGGTATTCATTTGAAAACTGTACATttcccaaaatctctcaaaggtggATAATAATTTGGTAATCACCcctatcgcgagttttattttcacacgaaaatattcacagttttcattcaccctatcgcagagggtggcgaaacaattcttcgtgttcgaaaaatatttcaccttatcggcaactctttgttcgggcgaaatgaacagcggggaaacccagatttgttcacttatattttacaggcgaacgagaggaacacgaaatttaagtaattttttgttttgaaatttgatactattataattatatgtacttttattattagaaataaatcaataaataatgcacaatcggaagctgagtggaagaagtgaaattctTGTATTGAtctaaattctattttttatgacaacgtatcagtcggccaacttatccattgtggacaaagcaacggttccaaaatgccgagcacctcactgaaacaagattggctaagacccacttcatggtcctttccgacgccttttccctatgcgtaAAAAGGAAGctatgtacacaattttataattggtagaactccaaatttttgcttcaatggtggcaaggagtggtaagaataactaacaaatattagaatgccgacttgtttagcctgtaatattggcgaaaactaattgaaaaaaattaacttgttattcaaatgtgctgaaaatagtaatttttagcttacagtgaatcatttagctccaaagggttagaactgtcccttaattgcctctgaaccgctttcacatttatgtatattctcctcacgctcaatcaataccaacctaagtgcaatactaaacattattttatcaattttttatttctatttttgttgtattttaaggaaatatatgcttgtttacaaaacttacacaattgtaagtaaattatttgttcactgccaattcgcaatagagcatcagctgtttcgaagtgaacttttgtccgcccgaaattgccgatagg
The DNA window shown above is from Eurosta solidaginis isolate ZX-2024a chromosome 2, ASM4086904v1, whole genome shotgun sequence and carries:
- the Dlg5 gene encoding disks large homolog 5, which produces MASGDLSLTSTSSQEEESPEYVGYDRTLRPSLNSTGSPNATNLNNNNGLNSGNSSSGAGSGVVSGSSGSAGGGGGNGNNTNVSNGSQYDVIKSPYNPAFMELTQMRHQRADALCRCEELRGQVAYYQEQYVSAMTQLESTERNKFIDVIAENARLKQQNTKLERQLIRLENENGNKTSNAANAYYFSDVTSGGRGGSNSGGGGGGGNNNKCDGSCAESEKLLEELHLCKERNADLLKERSVIAAEREKYKKSFGSTIAELENVKKERNFYRESREHFNLQRDIMDKEIQKLKSLLSEESKKVLLITVERNRIDEELKQLLSEKDNVLHEHQKMFDDLSAAKKEIDNYKKNDLLYQSEINKLHQANAELQKRDLLKSNSWSKEFSDSKDDFKEVEKLRKSLEKANSEVERALQDAEQAKGVRDWAISQREKIVQERDSVKSLCDNLRKERDKAISDLLSAIRDSEKIKKQKDEAQKKIDVLKEQIENQNIDNASRRSFRMSTYEAEDLLDIELNYHSDSDIGIILDDSNNRQLVCGVTNSSPAFGKLKMNDVICKVNNLDCQTMTKRMVLDEIRSSAPRCKLLVSRTRHSKRHFYTVHLNMQNNMNHGLTLDTGVFISKIEPNSLAAYEPELDVGDRVLSVNNKSMECIHSVDDVMALLNDERNDAITIFALKNVQDISSSDGQRRMTTSSAQTDSIDSMHRMTSAKHPSKFSEMLSIFKKIHIPKPGSDVDHFTQEHDALAELDSVLSENSSEKPRRGKRSKKEKEAAAKSMGTWPRANILNATHENPTGTIVQQREKKRPPLALFTAGPINVDKDDERENSDDQPPPLPPQAKPQAHIRNAITGVGNAIKTNPHRNSNPIPASALFSPSPSGAGMSGVNGGVGNSIGNSNNVYANYMRHSVYVDPQIDNVTLMAESTKPLQRPAPIMGANMRVKMPPVPDKYGNQRMHNYQNRYSLNITPTEFYKTSGQQAQQQVIHTGNGVELLPRKPHIFDMLNSGNGNMGGMPSSVSSSKSQPHPGLFAPLNFHPQNFGRNTSTTQQNSLDMISIKSQNSIDSILSAKSPPISECAVMNHYTKRGIPMPQAATSMANKNVAKYPSDSESIASGIMSSSVGGVGTVGGGGGGIGVGVNNSLFHSNNMAVQSHNRHSQLFPTFTQNSSHPHSHAMRQIRHSSPLTLPSSPPLHAHPHSLNPHSSSVQQTQHGVDTAASSTIGIPTSSVDKFDMDFGAPGLPMHTQYVHDYPLSTHYHHSHTGGVPNSGGGGGAIIYEGGTFPRKKDHQRLRIPSNPSVASKSSAGVKNSSGSIDHHYGGGGMPIIPASMSGVPPTMLMHHSAIAAVAANGGGSGRGSPMPQVHVEVLSHGGSKRNSNTPSDFLCPGDLRRVTIEKSDKSLGITIQCNNNGGGIFVSTVADKSIATRAGLQVGDQLLEVCGLNMRSATNDIAANVLRQCGNSITMLVQYNPEKFHSGEYDGINNLETENQVNHSGSPTPRNSPRPPVRTMMSSLPPHPISAPTNSPLAQQSTQLMPQSSSLLSTQSLKDQSFADSLENQSDISSSQDLPSSAATTTTTASTSSTVYEEEARYVTLRMDKSKNLGIKLFGGNKVGIFVHDVHPGSPSDIAGIRKGDQILEYNGVDLRCVTAEQAANEISKLTDTVTLLVQNKMKKLKQIKDKSGDSFYIRVGFDRTGELNDGDLRFVKDEVLYVDNTVFNGTFGLWRAWKLDSKGHRKECGIIPSQMKVEEELRAGEVVDCEGGTARRGSTSARRSFFRRKKHQRSSSRDSTEIASFSNTQLSFFPDSGILNDDGGILSYQRVERLDSPVRRPVLIIGPLSERVMERLTIDFSNLFKMCEVTSMDCSQDAMEEGLQENIFVDYRRRGNKFECTTVENINNACKNDRRHCILDISISAAERLQRLHIYPIVLLLRFKSAKQIREIRDFGIDKISAKAAKEMYERALKLETDYKQYISAVIPGVSIKHMCTQIKDSVDKEQDKLLWVPVSG